CAAAACGCATTTATAGTTTGGAAGAAAAATAAGATCAAAGTTTCCGGTCCAAAAGAAATCCATCGAGCAACCCTTCAGCAGCAGTCATTCAGGTGGCGACACCTGTCCGCTCCTCTTCCGCAAACCAGATATGCGCTGAACTAGCTTTCCCGCGAGCTTTAATCTCATCCATTAGTTCTCTCTGTACGGATCTCAAACACTAAAAAATAGATAACAAATATTCTTCTGGAAGATAGATAGGAATCGCCGAGAGATACAAGGCTGCCCGTTGGGCTCGACGCGGAGAGTTACAATGCTGCCCGTTTGGGCTTGGCACGGCCCAGTACTCAGCCACTAGCAGTAGTCCTACGGCCCATGACATTACCCCCTCCTTGAGATGCAGGTTGTCCCCAAACTGCTGCACCGGGAAATCGCCGGCGAACATCATGCAGTTCTTCCCAGGTTGACAGTGATGATGGCAGACCCTGCCACTGAATCAATAGTTGCGTATGTGTAGATGAACCGTGCTCCACTAACCTTGTATCAATGACTGCAATCGGAGTAGCCTCCATGGTAGGATCAGCAGGGACGCCGGAGAGGTCAGTACTCACCGGTAAATGAGAGCTACACCGGTAAATGAGAACTAACATGCTTCTTAAGCTGGAAAACGTGGACAACAGGATGAATCCTGACCTCAGCAGGCAAATTCAATTTGTAGGCTACCTTCCCAACTTTCTGCAGAATTTTGTAGGGTCCAAAGAACCTGAAGGAGAGCTTTTGATTCACACGCGGGGCCACAGTTGACTGAATGTATGGTTGAATCTTCAGGTACACCATGTCCCCCACATTAAACTCACGTTCAGAGCGCCCTTTGTCAGCTTGAGCCTTCATACGCTGTTGTGCtcacagcagctgctgctgaatGAGTTCAGTGAGCAGGTTTCGTTCCTTGAGCCATTCCTCCAATTCAGGCACCGAGCAGGCATCCAAGTTGGAAATGCCAAAGTGTTTAGGTTGATGTCCATACAATACTTCAAAGGGAGAGCGTTGCAAAGCAGAGTGAAAGGAAGTATTGTACCAAAACTCTGCAATTGGCAGCCATTTGAACCACTGCTTTGGACAGGAATGGACAGTGCACCTCAAGAAGGTCTCCAAGCATTGATTGAGTCTTtcggtttgtccatcagtttgtgggtgataTGAGGAGCTCATCAACAACTGAGTATCTGACAATATGAACAATTCTTGCCACACCTTGCTTGTAAATATTTTGTCTCTGTCAGAGATAATAGAATCTAGCAACCCATGTAACTTGTAGATATTGGACAGATATGCCTGAGCCACTTGCAAAGCAGTGAAGGGATGTGCCAAAGGAATAAAATACCCATATTTAGTGAACTTATCCACTACCACCATAATCACATCATGCTTATGAGAGACAGATAGACCTTCAATAAAGTCAAGACTGATCACAGACCAAGGTTTAGATGGAActggtaggggttgcaacagaCCAGGGTACTTGACATGCTCAATCTTGGCTTGCTGGCAAGTAGCACATTGCTGAATATATGTTTTAACAGTATCCTTCATTTTTGGCCAAGCAAAGAGTGCCTTTATCCTGTGATAAGTGACATGAAAATCTGAATGGCCCCCAATGCCACTACTGTGCAGGGCCTGAATCACATGCTGCTGGGCCAAAGTGTTACTTCCTATCCACTCTCTGCCTTTGAATCTGATAATACCATCAGATAAGGAAAAACCCCTGCTATTAGGTGAGGTTACAGCCAATTCAGTAAGCAGTTTCTGGTCTTGCTCACAATCCATGTATCCTTGCATCAAGTTCTCTTGCCAAGCTGGTGTACAGTATGAAATAGCCAATATTGAATTAGGAACAGGTACtcttgagagagcatcagtagCAGCATTGGAGGTGCCTTTCTTATAAACAATTTTGTACTGAAGATCCATCAACTTAAGCAATGCTTTCTGTTGAAGTTTTGTGTGCACCCTCTGCTCAGTTAGGTAAAGTAAGCTCCTATGATCTGTTTTGATGAGAAACTCCTTATGCTGCAGGTAAGGGCGCCATTTCTCCACAGCTAACAGAATGGCCATACACTCCTTTTCATATGTGGACAGAGCTTGATTTTTTGGGCAGAGTGGTTTGCTGAGATAAGCTATAGGatggttgtcttgcataagcatAGCACCAATGCCATAGTCACAAGCATCAGATTCCAGCACAAAAGTCTTGCTGAAGTCAGGGATGGCCAGGACAGGAGCTTCAGCCAATGCTTTCTTCAGTAGCTGAAAGGCTTCTTCAGTATGGGCAGTCCACACAAATGGTGTCCCTTTTTTGAGGAGCTGAGTCAGGGGTCTGCTTATCATGCCATAACTTCTGATAAATCTGCGATAATATTCTGTGAGGCCCAAGAATCCTCTGAGTTCCTTCAGGTTTTGAGGGACAGGCCACTGTTGCACTGCAGTGATCTTAGAAGGTTCAGTGGACACTCCTTGGGAAGATATGCAATGCCCCAAGTACTCAATGTTGTCCTGAGCAAAACAACACTTGGAGAGCTTGATCAGAAATTGGTGTTGTTGTATAATATCAAACACTTTGGTTAACAACTGAATGTGCTCCTCCAAGTTGGATGAATAAACCAATATGTCATCCATAAACACCAATACACCTTGTCTTAGAAGAGGTTCAAAAATTTGATTCATCACACTCTGAAAGGTGGCTGGTGCATTAGTGAGCCCAAATGGCATCACTAGAAACTCATAAAGGCCGTGATGAGTTTTGAAAGTTGTCTTGTGTTCATCCCCTTCAGTTAACCTTATTTGATGATAGCCTGATCTAAAGTCCAGCTTAGAAAACCACTGAGCCCCAGCAAGTTCATCTATTAGCTCATCAACAATTGGTAAGGGATGCTTATTCTTCACATTGATACTGTTTACGTGTCTGTATTATACACAGAACCTCCAAGACCCATCCTTCTTTTTTACCAACAAAACTGGGGAGGCAAAAG
This genomic interval from Panicum virgatum strain AP13 chromosome 8K, P.virgatum_v5, whole genome shotgun sequence contains the following:
- the LOC120645545 gene encoding uncharacterized protein LOC120645545 yields the protein MEPDEIGSDEETDQDVVMAVSTPQTTQTTKRRTMKLQGKIGTQDVLILVDSGSVGTFISDQLASRLELPSQDCSPLSFLAADGSPMACNKRIPELQWGVQGHVFVPDVAILPLQCYDMILGQDWLEEFSPMWIHWRKKVMKFTYKGKRIKLCGVKSEITPCAAVSSRKLKGLFRRGAVSHCLLLKAQSVSSTPDASVCAIQEGTTTHHIPEVQKLLSQYSHLFQEPSTLPPPRQFDHSITLLPGSQPVNIRPYRNGPAQKTEIEKQLHDMLKHGVIRPSNKHPLPIVDELIDELAGAQWFSKLDFRSGYHQIRLTEGDEHKTTFKTHHGLYEFLVMPFGLTNAPATFQSVMNQIFEPLLRQGVLVFMDDILVYSSNLEEHIQLLTKVFDIIQQHQFLIKLSKCCFAQDNIEYLGHCISSQGVSTEPSKITAVQQWPVPQNLKELRGFLGLTEYYRRFIRSYGMISRPLTQLLKKGTPFVWTAHTEEAFQLLKKALAEAPVLAIPDFSKTFVLESDACDYGIGAMLMQDNHPIAYLSKPLCPKNQALSTYEKECMAILLAVEKWRPYLQHKEFLIKTDHRSLLYLTEQRVHTKLQQKALLKLMDLQYKIVYKKGTSNAATDALSRVPVPNSILAISYCTPAWQENLMQGYMDCEQDQKLLTELAVTSPNSRGFSLSDGIIRFKGREWIGSNTLAQQHVIQALHSSGIGGHSDFHVTYHRIKALFAWPKMKDTVKTYIQQCATCQQAKIEHVKYPGLLQPLPVPSKPWSVISLDFIEGLSVSHKHDVIMVVVDKFTKYGYFIPLAHPFTALQVAQAYLSNIYKLHGLLDSIISDRDKIFTSKVWQELFILSDTQLLMSSSYHPQTDGQTERLNQCLETFLRCTVHSCPKQWFKWLPIAEFWYNTSFHSALQRSPFEVLYGHQPKHFGISNLDACSVPELEEWLKERNLLTELIQQQLL